The Salvia miltiorrhiza cultivar Shanhuang (shh) chromosome 1, IMPLAD_Smil_shh, whole genome shotgun sequence genome has a window encoding:
- the LOC130986973 gene encoding uncharacterized protein LOC130986973 yields the protein MAPPPSDPSPHDVVRRQNKGPQFKFLVPLIYAPVLPLIRLSLRHKPVLRDRLFTAVLAGAFAHGMYLVTDIYDAESK from the exons ATGGCTCCACCGCCTTCTGATCCGAGCCCCCA CGACGTCGTCAGAAGGCAAAATAAAGGTCCTCAGTTCAAATTTCTAGTTCCTCTAATCTATGCCCCTGTTCTTCCTCTCA TTCGGCTTTCACTCCGGCACAAACCGGTTTTGAGGGATCGATTGTTCACGGCAGTCTTGGCTGGAGCTTTCGCGCATGGAATGTATTTGGT AACAGATATATATGATGCTGAGAGCAAGTAA
- the LOC130986953 gene encoding disease resistance protein RPS2: MEFITPLASLLSCLIDYVSKRATTTENLDERIHNLERAVEELTEVRDDLQKQVDQAVVVGLTLSSQVKGWLARVDQVVAQVKMIREDMDEKKQCLVCCNARCLLRYELGKRVAEELDRVNDLKGKGKLEVGLLDGLLLVPAVEIPSRPAVGLDVMLERVGRLLREDDVGTIGLYGMGGVGKTTLLKSINNGFLKRDHDFDVVIWVVVSRDFVVEKIQQAIGVRLGLSWDEAQFQDVRALRIHSIMRRKKCVLLLDDVWEGLDLEKIGIPAPSKLNRSKVVFTARSMEVCSDMDADCKLKVEFLNERESWELFQQKVGAAAEIVNSPLILPQAKAMVRKCGGLPLALVTTGRAMANKKSEEEWRYAVEILHTTPSQVRGMEDVFNLLKFGYDNLGSDNLRSCLSYCSLFPEDYEIEKEQLIEYWAGEGFLENGTNLHIMGHDIIGSLKVACFLETGEDPSRVKLHDVVRSFVLWAVPEKRFIMQASQGLTEAPSGDIWERAERISLMNNQITEFSQSPHCPNLSTLLLHWNNGLSKFCDGFFQNMPALKVLDLSFTSIKEFPPSICRLAAIHHLDLSGTKLTTLPRELGSLTTLRHLNLQRNPYLTTIPREAISGLSQLRVLNFYYSYHGWEMQTTAADSSELRLADLERLSSLDSLGITATSLSALNNVSRSRFLRGCIHYLYIKECEGLHQLPLSSYAGDGDQLRRLSINNCMDLRYLTINKAAGENWLPNLEILALNGLPSLTTIWNNAAGLMCLLNLRCVNIWYCDKLKDVSWMLRLPKLEVVYIFYCKEMEQVIREEDVVGEDYSNAFSKLRIMSIRDAPKLRSIYDKAMVFPCLKRIAVIDCPKLRKLPLKAHNVSELPTVYCSKEWWNNLVWDDTDTKATCFPYFMEA; the protein is encoded by the coding sequence ATGGAATTCATTACTCCCCTCGCCTCCCTTCTGAGTTGTTTGATCGATTATGTTTCAAAAAGAGCAACAACCACTGAAAATCTGGATGAAAGAATTCATAATCTGGAGAGAGCTGTAGAGGAGCTAACGGAAGTGAGGGATGACTTGCAGAAGCAAGTGGATCAAGCAGTGGTGGTGGGCTTAACTCTTTCCAGCCAAGTCAAAGGGTGGCTAGCTAGAGTAGATCAAGTCGTGGCCCAAGTGAAAATGATAAGAGAAGATATGGATGAGAAGAAGCAGTGCCTAGTGTGCTGCAACGCGAGGTGTTTGTTGAGGTATGAGCTGGGGAAGAGAGTTGCAGAGGAGCTCGATCGAGTCAATGACCTCAAAGGAAAAGGGAAGTTGGAAGTTGGTTTGCTTGATGGATTGCTGCTTGTTCCAGCCGTCGAGATTCCGAGCAGACCGGCGGTGGGGCTTGATGTGATGTTGGAGAGAGTTGGGCGGCTTCTGAGGGAGGATGATGTGGGGACTATCGGATTATACGGGATGGGCGGCGTAGGCAAGACCACTCTGCTCAAGAGCATCAACAACGGCTTCTTGAAACGGGATCATGATTTCGATGTGGTGATCTGGGTTGTTGTATCGAGGGATTTTGTGGTTGAGAAGATCCAGCAAGCCATAGGGGTGAGGCTGGGGCTGTCTTGGGATGAAGCTCAGTTTCAAGATGTGAGAGCATTGAGGATACACAGCATCATGAGAAGGAAGAAGTGTGTGCTGCtgttggatgatgtttgggaaGGTCTTGATCTTGAGAAGATTGGGATTCCTGCACCTAGTAAGCTCAACAGAAGCAAAGTGGTGTTCACGGCGCGTTCCATGGAGGTGTGCAGCGACATGGATGCCGACTGCAAGCTGAAGGTGGAGTTTCTCAATGAGAGGGAATCATGGGAGCTATTCCAGCAGAAAGTTGGAGCAGCTGCAGAGATAGTTAACTCACCCTTGATACTGCCTCAAGCCAAGGCCATGGTTAGGAAATGCGGAGGGCTTCCGCTCGCTCTGGTGACCACGGGGAGGGCGATGGCAAACAAGAAGAGTGAGGAGGAATGGAGATATGCAGTGGAGATCCTTCACACGACTCCCTCACAAGTTCGAGGCATGGAGGATGTTTTCAATCTTCTCAAGTTCGGTTATGACAATCTTGGCAGTGATAATCTGAGGTCATGTCTGTCGTATTGCTCGCTGTTTCCTGAAGACTACGAGATTGAGAAAGAACAGCTGATTGAGTACTGGGCAGGGGAAGGCTTTCTGGAAAATGGCACCAACCTGCACATCATGGGGCATGACATTATTGGATCACTAAAAGTTGCATGCTTCTTGGAGACTGGTGAAGATCCGTCACGGGTCAAGCTGCACGACGTGGTGAGGAGTTTTGTGCTGTGGGCTGTGCCTGAGAAACGCTTCATAATGCAGGCGAGCCAAGGCCTAACAGAGGCGCCGTCTGGTGATATATGGGAACGAGCTGAGAGAATCTCTTTGATGAATAATCAGATCACAGAATTCTCTCAATCACCTCATTGCCCCAATCTCTCAACATTACTGCTCCACTGGAACAATGGCTTGAGCAAATTCTGTGATGGTTTCTTCCAAAACATGCCAGCCCTCAAGGTTTTGGACTTATCCTTCACCAGCATCAAAGAGTTTCCTCCAAGCATCTGCAGATTAGCCGCGATTCACCATCTTGATCTATCTGGAACTAAGCTGACCACACTGCCAAGAGAGCTGGGGTCTCTCACAACCTTAAGGCATTTGAATCTGCAGAGAAATCCATATCTCACAACAATTCCACGCGAAGCAATCTCAGGGCTGTCTCAGCTGAGAGTCTTGAATTTCTACTACAGTTACCATGGTTGGGAGATGCAAACCACAGCTGCAGATTCTAGTGAGCTAAGGCTTGCTGACTTGGAACGCCTGAGCAGCCTCGACTCTCTTGGGATTACTGCAACCTCCTTGTCCGCTCTCAACAATGTGTCGCGCAGCAGATTCCTGCGTGGATGCATACACTACTTATACATCAAGGAGTGTGAAGGTCTGCATCAACTGCCACTGTCATCATATGCAGGAGATGGTGATCAACTACGAAGGCTTAGCATCAACAACTGTATGGACCTTAGGTACTTGACCATCAACAAGGCTGCAGGTGAGAACTGGCTTCCTAACCTAGAGATCTTGGCTCTCAATGGCCTTCCCAGCCTCACCACAATATGGAACAACGCCGCTGGCCTCATGTGTCTACTGAACCTCAGATGCGTCAACATTTGGTATTGCGACAAGCTGAAGGATGTCTCTTGGATGTTGAGGCTGCCAAAGCTTGAGGTGGTTTACATATTTTACTGCAAAGAGATGGAACAAGTGATAAGGGAAGAGGATGTAGTAGGGGAGGATTACTCGAATGCGTTTTCGAAGCTGAGGATCATGTCTATAAGAGATGCACCTAAGTTGAGAAGCATCTACGACAAGGCTATGGTTTTTCCTTGTCTGAAGAGGATTGCTGTGATAGATTGTCCAAAGCTGAGGAAACTTCCACTTAAAGCACACAATGTTTCGGAGTTGCCTACAGTTTACTGCAGCAAAGAATGGTGGAATAATTTGGTGTGGGATGATACTGATACCAAAGCTACCTGTTTCCCCTACTTCATGGAAGCATGA
- the LOC130986962 gene encoding uncharacterized protein LOC130986962, which produces MEEQSTELASILTLERAAAAKKLIENHYKSHMKGIEERRQRRQLLEKLLANSGASEEEQNNILKDLERKETEYMRLRRNRTSVTDFELLTIIGRGAFGEVILCREKITGNIYAMKKLQKSEMVRRGQVEHVKAERNLLAEVDSDYIVKLHCSFQDAEYLYLVMEYLPGGDMMTLLMREDVLTETMARFYIAEAVLAIESIHKHNYIHRDIKPDNLILDKNGHLKLSDFGLCKSLDCSHLDPLNGKESINAMESREPGNENGCFPDKGDGSHWESSREKLQHWQKSRRTQAFSTVGTPDYIAPEVLLKKGYGVECDWWSLGSIMYEMLIGYPPFYSDNPVTTCKKIVHWRNHLRFPSDRRITPDAKDLICRLLCDVDNRLGTRGVEEIKAHPWFKHIQWDNIYDMEAAYRPEVNGELDTQNFVENDVVDSQPEKSRTVAWRKYHHSTDLSFIGYTYRCFDPVKGLSKSPENATNGGLKRAASADVLLH; this is translated from the exons aTGGAGGAGCAATCCACCGAGCTAGCATCGATCTTGACCCTCGAACGAGCCGCCGCCGCGAAGAAACTCATCGAGAATCATTACAAGAGCCACATGAAAGGCATCGAGGAACGCAGGCAAAG ACGTCAACTACTAGAAAAGCTGTTGGCTAATTCAGGTGCATCTGAGGAAGAACAGAATAATATTTTGAAGGATTTGGAGCGCAAAGAGACAGAATACATGCGATTGAGGCGAAACAGGACTTCTGTTACTGACTTTGAGCTCTTAACTATTATAGGAAGAGGAGCTTTTGGAGAG GTTATATTGTGCCGGGAGAAAATAACTGGCAATATTTATGCAATGAAGAAGTTGCAAAAGTCAGAAATGGTCAGAAGAGGACAG GTTGAACATGTCAAAGCCGAAAGGAATTTACTAGCTGAAGTTGACAGCGACTACATTGTGAAACTTCATTGTTCATTCCAAGATGCTGAGTACCTGTATCTAGTAATGGAATACCTACCTGGTGGTGACATGATGACTTTGCTTATGCGAGAGGACGTCTTAACTGAAACCATGGCCAGATTTTATATTGCAGAAGCTGTTCTGGCTATAGAATCTATCCACAAGCACAACTACATTCACAG GGATATTAAACCTGACAACCTTATTTTGGACAAAAATGGACACCTAAAACTGTCTGATTTTGGCCTCTGCAAGTCCCTTGATTGCTCACATCTCGATCCTTTAAATGGAAAAGAGTCGATCAATGCAATGGAGTCGAGGGAACCAGGCAACGAGAATGGTTGCTTCCCTGATAAAGGAGACGGAAGCCATTGGGAGAGTTCCCGTGAAAAACTGCAGCATTGGCAAAAGAGCAGGAGGACACAG GCCTTTTCAACTGTTGGGACACCTGACTACATTGCTCCTGAAGTATTACTTAAGAAAGGTTATGGGGTAGAGTGTGATTG GTGGTCACTTGGTTCCATTATGTATGAGATGCTTATTGGCTATCCTCCATTCTACTCCGATAATCCTGTAACAACATGCAAAAAG ATTGTGCACTGGAGAAACCACCTGAGGTTTCCAAGCGACAGAAGGATAACTCCAGACGCAAAGGACCTGATCTGTAGGTTGCTATGTGATGTAGATAATAGGCTAGGTACTCGTGGGGTGGAAGAAATAAAG GCTCATCCATGGTTTAAACACATCCAATGGGACAATATCTACGACATGGAAGCAGCATACAGACCGGAGGTGAATGGGGAGCTTGATACCCAGAATTTTGTCGAAAACGATGTG GTGGATTCCCAGCCAGAAAAATCTCGAACAGTGGCCTGGAGGAAG TATCATCATTCAACCGATTTGAGTTTTATTGGCTATACGTATCGATGTTTTGATCCAGTGAAGGGGCTATCTAAGTCTCCAG AAAACGCCACTAATGGAGGCCTAAAGCGTGCTGCATCAGCCGATGTTCTTCTTCACTGA